A region of the Candidatus Binatia bacterium genome:
GGACCTCAAGACCCCAGGACTCCCTTTTCACCGTCCATACACCTCACGCACCGTGCGCTCGAAGTCGAGCACGACACCAACCTCGCCGGCTTCGATGCGCATCGTGCGGGTGTTGAAGGGCGTCTGCGACCAGGGATTGTCGAAACGCGGGTATCCACTCAGCGGCTGTTCGACGCCGCGGACAACGAACGGCGCCTCCCATCCGAAGGCAATCCGTCCCTGACTGGGCGAGTCGTACTCGACGTCGTATCCCGGCGACACGCCGGCCTGCACCGGACCGCGCGACGTCACCACCACGCGACTGGCGACAATCGCCGAACGGAACGCCTCGAAACCGCCCCATTGCACCTTCCGGCCACACTCCACGATCCACACCGTATCCGCACCGCCGTCGGCGCGCATGTCGAACGGCTTCACCATACCGTTGGTCGCATACACCGCCGGATCGTACACCATGAACGTCGCCGGCCGGTGCGAGTAAAGCGCGAGGTAGCCGTCGCGAAACCGGCCGAAGGTCCACGGCCCCTCCTGCACTACTTCCTCGAAGTGATCCTGCGGGAAATAGGCGTGCGTGTACGGCTCGTAACGGAAATACGTGAACGGCTCTGGATTTCGCGGCCTGTACTGCGGCGCATAGATGTGCACCGCCACGTTCTCGTACTGCGCCGAACGCGGCATGCTCGCCTCGCCGTTCCAGTATCCGCCGTCCTCGGAATCGTCGAGCCAATCGGTCGAGCGCGCCAACGGCCGGAACGGGTGGTTGGTAAAGGCTATCGCATTGGCATCGAAGGTCGCCTGCCACGAGTGATACTGCGCGCCGAAACGGCCCTTCCGGTAGTCGATCGCACTGGACAGGATGTAATCCGGCGTGCGGTACGTATACGTGTTGACTTCCTTCAGCAGCGCGAAGCTCAGGAAAGCGCCATAACGCAGCGCCAGGCCCTGCGCGAACTCGATATCCCCCGCAAGGTCCCGGAAGCCGATGAACGGCGCGAAGTTCGTCGTCTCCCAGAGGTTGTATTGCTCCATCGTTTGAACCGTGAGCGGCACCACCGGCCAGGTCGTGATCGCTCCGATACTCCACCACACCGACAAATCCTCGGGATCCGTGAAGGAGAATTCGTACGGTGCCCGCGGCGTCCGGTCGTAAGGGCCGTCTTCCTGAATGTCGATGCTCATCCTTTCCCGATCGACGAAAGACTGCGGGCTACGCGCGACGCGCAGAATCGCCTCCGGCACCCGATACCGCCGTGCGCGCGCCAGCAGCACGGCATCCGCGTGGGAGATCGACTGATACGGGTACTCGGTCGTATCGAACAACATCTTCGTGGCGCCCCACGTGTCCTCCGTGAGCGAGGTCATCTTGTCCTTCTTGTACGACCGCCCGTGGGTCACCCCGAAGGCCGCGCGTTGCGTGTGCAGCGCCAGGTCGAACAGGAGCACATCGAGCACCATGGCCGCTCGCGTCGCGATCGCCGGGTCCTGGGCATACTCGGCCAACGTCAGCAGGGGGGTGAGGTCTTTCTGGTAGTACACGTTCGAATGCCACTCGCTGAACCCGAACCGCGCGCGGATGTCGAACCAGCGCAGGAGCTTGCCGCGCGCGTGAGCGAGGTGCTCGCGACCGCTCTTACCGTCGGACGAGAACACCCGGTCCGGGTATGTCTGGCCCATGAGATACTCGATGGCGTGGTAAAGGATCTCGTGGTTTTCGGTCCAGTAGTACGAGTTGTCGAGCATCCCCGCCGGCGTCGGCTCGGTGTACCAGAACTTGAACGCCACCAGCGCCGCCTCGACCTTGTCGACGAGCGCCCGCGGCAGGGCCGGGTGCTCGCGGTACCCGAGCAACAGGTTCAGCAGGTACGTCGCATCGAAGTCGCGCGTATCTTCGAGCGCCGCCATCTTGGCGAACTGCCGATCCCAGGCATCGACGGGGATTGCGTCGCGCGGCGCCGTGTAGGGCGGATCGAGACGCTCCCGCTCCAGGTGCGCGATCACGTTCAGGGGGTTGCCGGCCGCAAAGGACGCGGTCGCGAAGCGCAAGTAATCGATACTGCGCGCCCGCATGTAAGCCGGATCGACGTATCCGTCGACAGTCGCGGTCGACGCCCCGGGCGGACTCACGCCGTCGTTGTCTCCGCACGCGGCGACAAACGCAAGCAGCACGAGGATGCCCCACAATCGCGGGTTCCGGAACTCAACTCGAAATCGCACCATGACGAAGGCAGCCTATATTGCCGCGCCGCCGAAGTCCCGCCCATTTTCGCGCTCCGCCCGCGGGATTCCCTCGCCCCCCCGGGGCGCTCCTCGCCTCCCTCAACCCGCCACAAACGGGCGCACGCGTTCGGCATAAACTCGTTCGGGATCGTCGATCAGGCCGAGCCGCGTTGCGCAGTCGAACAGCAGGATGCGGTCGCTCTGGGGCCGCCGCGGCGCGCGGGGATGGATGGCATCGCACTCGAGGGCGCCGGCGATGTGGAGAAACTGCGCCGCGGCGTGCTTGTACGCCGGCACGGGAGCGCGGAAGCCGACGTTGCCGAGGTGCTGCAAGGCATCGTTGAGCCCAAGGAACGCGACATCGCCAGCGGCGAGGGCACGATCGCGCGCCGCAAACGCGTCCGGGGCAAAGGTCGACAGCCCGAGCAGGTAGTCGCTGCCGTAAGCGACCAGATCGATGGCAAGGTCGTTGCCCGTGTAAATGCGGAAGTCGGGACGCAGCCGGTCGCGCGCCGCCAGCCGCCGCAGCTCCGTGGCACGGTCCAGCGAAGAATGCTTGGCGCCGACGAGCGCGGGTATCTCGATCACGAGGCGAAAGGTTTCTTCGTCCCAGATCTCGCCGTGCGGCGCGAACACCGGACCCAGTTCGAACGCCACGGCGCGCTCCGTCGGCGCGACAATGGCGCGGTACAGCGCCGCCTT
Encoded here:
- a CDS encoding dihydrodipicolinate synthase family protein — its product is MTALSAAFSRLATRRVHGISAVLLPYEPGGSIDWAAFARHLVRTRAAGLDVAVNMDTGFGDLLTEAEREAVLDTTRRVLGAGVPFYAGAYTDSDRSDPVAGYHRAIAAILRREAIPVIVQCRAMHGLGAPEKAALYRAIVAPTERAVAFELGPVFAPHGEIWDEETFRLVIEIPALVGAKHSSLDRATELRRLAARDRLRPDFRIYTGNDLAIDLVAYGSDYLLGLSTFAPDAFAARDRALAAGDVAFLGLNDALQHLGNVGFRAPVPAYKHAAAQFLHIAGALECDAIHPRAPRRPQSDRILLFDCATRLGLIDDPERVYAERVRPFVAG